The Henckelia pumila isolate YLH828 chromosome 2, ASM3356847v2, whole genome shotgun sequence genome includes a window with the following:
- the LOC140882328 gene encoding U-box domain-containing protein 9-like translates to MANNGVSEGDSDMAAKAMELKTELQKLVKAIVDADDVDFEATGRALQMLHELKELRLKKSMSLKLRSGGNNNNQETAPEEFRCPLSKELMRDPVIVANGQTYDRPFIQKWLKSGNRTCPRTQQVLTHTILTPNQLIRHMIVQWCKNREITLSESLQHSSEEGLMEADRDHFLSLLGKMSSTLQNQKEAAKELRQLTKKIPSFRALFGESVNAIPQLLSPLFQSKCLSEVHPSLQEDIITTLLNLSIHDNNKKLVAETPEVIPLLMDALRSGTIETRSNAAATLFTLSAVDSNKSIIGESGALKPLVDLLDEGHPLAMKDAATAIFNLCIIHDNKDRAVGDGAVRVIFKKIASRIHVDELLSILAMLSTNQKAVEEMGELGGVSCLLSLMRETSLDRIKENCVAILYSICFSDRSKLSEMREEENTYGTLSQLTQDGTTRAKRKAAGILERLNRPLILTHTA, encoded by the exons ATGGCGAATAATGGGGTGTCCGAAGGGGATTCTGATATGGCGGCGAAGGCCATGGAATTGAAAACGGAGCTCCAGAAACTGGTGAAGGCTATTGTTGACGCGGATGATGTCGATTTTGAGGCGACTGGAAGAGCTCTGCAAATGCTCCatgaattgaaggaattgagGTTGAAGAAATCCATGTCCTTGAAGCTTCGTAGCGgtggtaataataataatcaagagaCGGCGCCGGAGGAGTTCAGATGCCCGCTCTCGAAGGAGCTCATGAGGGATCCTGTGATTGTTGCCAATGGGCAG ACTTATGATAGGCCTTTCATTCAGAAATGGTTAAAATCTGGGAACAGGACGTGCCCTAGAACACAACAAGTACTCACACACACTATTCTTACACCGAATCAATTGATACGGCATATGATAGTACAATGGTGCAAGAATCGTGAGATCACATTATCTGAATCTCTTCAGCATAGCAGTGAAGAAGGCTTGATGGAGGCGGATAGGGACCATTTTCTTTCTTTGCTTGGTAAAATGTCTTCCACTTTACAGAATCAAAAGGAAGCAGCAAAAGAATTGCGTCAACTGACAAAAAAAATCCCTTCATTTCGAGCACTTTTCGGTGAATCCGTCAATGCCATACCACAGTTGCTCTCTCCACTCTTTCAGAGCAAGTGTCTCAGTGAGGTTCATCCCAGCCTCCAAGAAGACATAATAACTACGCTTTTAAATCTCTCTATTCACGACAATAACAAGAAGCTTGTTGCTGAGACACCAGAGGTCATTCCTCTTCTTATGGATGCATTACGATCCGGAACAATAGAAACGAGAAGCAATGCAGCGGCGACCCTTTTCACTTTATCCGCTGTAGACTcgaacaaatcaattattggtGAATCAGGAGCCTTGAAGCCTCTAGTCGACCTGTTGGATGAAGGGCATCCTCTAGCCATGAAAGACGCTGCAACTGCAATTTTCAATCTATGCATCATTCACGATAATAAGGATAGAGCGGTTGGAGATGGTGCCGTGAGAGTGATTTTTAAAAAGATCGCCAGTAGAATTCATGTTGACGAGTTACTTTCCATTCTTGCTATGCTTTCAACCAACCAAAAAGCTGTGGAGGAAATGGGAGAGCTTGGTGGGGTTTCATGCTTGCTTAGTTTAATGAGGGAGACATCTTTGGATCGAATCAAAGAGAATTGTGTTGCCATCTTGTATAGTATCTGCTTTTCTGATAGATCTAAGTTGAGCGAGATGAGGGAAGAGGAAAATACGTATGGTACACTATCTCAGCTCACACAAGACGGCACTACTAGAGCCAAGCGGAAAGCAGCCGGCATTCTTGAGAGACTGAATCGGCCTCTTATTCTCACCCACACTGCGTGA